One genomic segment of Brassica napus cultivar Da-Ae chromosome A3, Da-Ae, whole genome shotgun sequence includes these proteins:
- the BNAANNG11090D gene encoding uncharacterized GPI-anchored protein At4g28100 — protein sequence MLPAMFQHAPSFISLIVFFTILLPVTSNSDPVTVQPFRIKPSPPDTIPAFPEQSDFSGCPLDLPEDLFHGIKSACTGKKLHRAKCCPVLGAWLYSAYSTTALSRSLPSSSSAASRNATTPEEEDMPLLPDDSETCVDGLEKSLRRRGIELQRQNETCDVAYCYCGIRLHHLSCSEAFSVNEEGRLVGDESVDRLENDCLSGRHANGDRLSHLSSCNKCLNSLYKLNPKKTSGTRNQSKEDRSRTTKMHNKDCVLMGLTWLLAKNRTAYFHSVTSVLRAVMLSQNGEPRSCALGGDGMPLAVDSSEFSNDSSSALLKYPYHLVHFILYSVITLLLLGLW from the exons ATGCTTCCAGCGATGTTCCAACACGCGCCGTCTTTCATTTCTCTCATCGTCTTCTTCACCATTCTACTACCCGTAACCTCAAACTCAGACCCGGTCACCGTCCAGCCATTCCGCATCAAACCATCCCCACCCGACACCATACCCGCTTTCCCGGAGCAATCCGACTTCTCCGGCTGCCCACTCGATCTACCAGAAGACCTCTTCCACGGCATCAAGTCAGCATGCACCGGCAAAAAGCTCCACAGAGCAAAATGCTGCCCCGTGCTAGGCGCGTGGCTCTACTCCGCTTACTCAACCACCGCTCTCAGCCGTTCCcttccctcctcctcctccgccgcctcAAGAAACGCGACGACTCCGGAAGAAGAAGACATGCCTTTGCTTCCCGACGACTCGGAGACTTGCGTCGACGGATTGGAGAAGTCGCTGAGAAGGAGAGGGATTGAGCTTCAGAGGCAGAACGAGACGTGCGACGTCGCGTACTGCTACTGCGGAATCAGATTGCATCACTTGAGCTGTTCCGAGGCCTTTAGTGTGAATGAAGAAGGGAGGCTCGTTGGAGACGAGAGTGTTGATAGATTAGAGAATGATTGTTTGAGTGGACGACACGCCAATGGTGATAGATTGTCTCATCTTAGTAGCTGTAACAAGTGCTTGAACAGCCTCTACAAG CTAAACCCGAAGAAAACTTCAGGGACAAGAAACCAATCAAAGGAAGACAGAAGCAGAACCACAAAGATGCATAACAAAGACTGTGTCCTGATGGGTCTCACTTGGCTTCTCGCTAAGAACCGTACGGCTTATTTCCACTCTGTCACTTCTGTCCTCAGAGCCGTCATGCTCAGCCAAAACGGCGAGCCTCGGTCATGTGCTCTGGGAGGTGACGGCATGCCTTTAGCTGTTGACTCTTCCGAATTCTCCAACGACTCATCATCAGCTTTACTCAAGTACCCGTACCACTTGGTCCACTTTATACTTTACAGCGTCATCACATTGTTATTACTAGGCTTGTGGTGA
- the LOC106439560 gene encoding peroxisome biogenesis protein 3-1-like: MDLIRSFWRKHRKKILVTTTCLGSGYLLYKLYNAHTRSLADLERELAEERHNDAIIKTQMKAHFENIQMIADVTTLPHALRRLSSRIAEEIHVSGVMETLSKGKGTLVPSEKLYLWNELKILSFTRMVLSLWSVTMLSLYIRVQVNVLGRHLYIDTARGLTTSHLLEELDLIDREEEKKFLTSADYLATNGMPSLISDMKRAVKEVLKGKQLKDVLTTRTLEETVIRILDVFMSKGSPHHWVDYLMMAQDTTMSPRDTTTSVLSSDDVAVSKLHHLINETREVLTSTEFTNVAEISLKSCTVALVEEMEKQTGLAAGMQLAKLLPQIEKTIPEISAVPDENRFLQLIRDLPEVQLFFTLLYSNMPLQFTKLPN; encoded by the exons ATGGATTTAATCAG AAGCTTCTGGAGGAAGCACAGAAAGAAGATTCTTGTGACAACAACTTGTTTGGGAAGTGGTTATTTGCTTTACAAACTATACAACGCCCACACTCGTAGCCTCGCCGACTTGGAGCGTGAACTCGCCGAAGAGCGTCACAATGACGCAATCATCAAAACCCA AATGAAGGCTCATTTCGAGAACATTCAGATGATCGCTGATGTAACTACATTGCCTCACGCGTTGCGTCGCTTGAGTAGCCGCATTGCTGAGGAGATCCATGTGTCTGGTGTTATGGAGACGTTAAGTAAAGGAAAAGGAACTTTGGTTCCTTCTGAGAAGCTTTATCTTTGGAACGAGCTCAAGATTTTGA GTTTCACTAGAATGGTTTTGTCTTTGTGGTCAGTTACTATGCTTAGTTTGTACATTAGAGTTCAAGTCAACGTTCTGGGAAGACACTTGTACATCGATACTGCTAGAGGTCTTACAACCTCCCATTTACTT GAAGAGTTAGATCTGATAGATAGAGAGGAGGAGAAAAAGTTTCTGACAAGTGCTGATTATCTTGCAACCAATGGCATGCCGAGTTTGATTTCCGATATGAAGAGAGCAGTGAAAGAAGTTCTCAAAGG AAAGCAGTTAAAAGATGTGTTAACCACCAGAACTCTTGAAGAAACTGTGATTCGGATTCTTGATGTGTTTATGAGCAAAGGAAGTCCACATCACTGGGTAGATTATTTAATGATGGCACAAGACACAACAATGAGTCCAAGAGACACCACCACTAGTGTTCTCTCTTCAGATGATGTAGCTGTTTCCAAGCTTCATCATCTCATAAACGAGACACGGGAAGTACTCACAAG CACTGAGTTTACAAATGTAGCAGAGATCTCGCTCAAGTCTTGTACCGTAGCGTTAGTAGAGGAGATGGAGAAGCAGACCGGTTTGGCTGCAGGGATGCAATTGGCGAAGCTCTTACCACAGATTGAGAAGACTATCCCGGAGATTTCAGCTGTACCGGACGAGAACCGGTTCTTGCAACTCATCAGAGACTTGCCTGAAGTTCAACTCTTTTTTACTCTTTTATACTCAAACATGCCACTACAATTCACAAAATTGCCAAATTGA
- the LOC106444116 gene encoding WAT1-related protein At3g18200-like: MCNQPSKKEKSSRRRKKKKKMAKAVVSEKMKLVVALITLQFCFAGFHIVSRVALNIGVSKVVYPVYRNLLALLLIGPFAYFLEKKERPPLTISLLAQFFFLALIGITANQGFYLLGLYYATPTFASAMQNSVPAITFIMACALRLEHIDLVRKHGVAKVLGTLVSIGGATVITLYRGFPMFHKGLNLHEDEETESKNSQNWTLGWLYLMGHCLSWAGWMVLQAPVLKKYPAKLTLTSFTCFFGLVQFLVIALFVETDLNNWIIVSWEELFTILYAGIIASGLVVYLQTWCIYKGGPVFVAVFQPLQTLLVAAMAFLVLGDQLYSGSVLGAVFIMLGLYLVLWGKNQERRQMVEETSQQDPESLTKHLLEEH, from the exons ATGTGCAATCAACCatcaaaaaaagagaagagctcaagaagaagaaagaagaagaagaaaatggccAAAGCAGTAGTATCAGAGAAGATGAAGCTAGTGGTGGCATTGATCACACTTCAGTTCTGTTTTGCAGGCTTTCACATTGTCTCAAGAGTTGCTCTTAACATTGGTGTCAGCAAAGTTGTCTACCCTGTTTATAGGAATCTTCTTGCCCTTCTCCTTATTGGCCCCTTCGCTTACTTCCTTGAAAA AAAGGAAAGGCCTCCACTCACAATCTCTTTACTAGCTCAGTTTTTCTTCTTGGCACTTATTGG AATCACAGCAAACCAAGGATTTTATCTATTGGGACTGTACTATGCAACTCCAACTTTTGCTTCTGCAATGCAAAACTCTGTTCCTGCCATCACTTTCATCATGGCTTGTGCCCTACG ATTGGAGCACATAGACCTAGTGAGGAAACACGGTGTGGCTAAAGTATTAGGAACCCTAGTGAGCATCGGTGGAGCCACAGTGATCACATTGTACAGAGGGTTTCCTATGTTTCACAAGGGCCTTAACTTGCATGAGGATGAAGAGACAGAATCTAAGAACTCGCAGAACTGGACGCTGGGATGGTTATACCTTATGGGGCATTGTCTGTCATGGGCTGGTTGGATGGTTCTTCAAGCTCCTGTCCTAAAGAAGTACCCAGCAAAGCTCACTCTAACATCGTTCACATGTTTCTTTGGCCTGGTTCAGTTTCTGGTCATTGCTTTGTTTGTTGAAACTGATCTCAATAACTGGATCATTGTCTCTTGGGAAGAGCTCTTCACCATCCTATATGCG GGAATAATAGCGTCAGGATTGGTGGTTTACCTTCAGACATGGTGTATCTACAAAGGCGGTCCTGTCTTTGTAGCAGTCTTCCAGCCTCTCCAGACACTTCTTGTTGCTGCAATGGCGTTTCTTGTTCTTGGTGATCAGTTGTACTCTGGAAG TGTTCTTGGTGCAGTGTTCATAATGCTGGGACTCTACTTAGTTCTTTGGGGCAAAAACCAAGAAAGAAGACAGATGGTTGAAGAGACAAGTCAACAAGATCCAGAGTCTCTAACCAAACATCTACTTGAGGAACACTGA